The Panicum hallii strain FIL2 chromosome 9, PHallii_v3.1, whole genome shotgun sequence genome has a window encoding:
- the LOC112878355 gene encoding acyl carrier protein 2, mitochondrial-like codes for MAAARSLILGHLRLAAAPSSAASLRPAAALQEALWGRRWMSSEEAKGSFLDKSEVTDRIIKVVRNFQKIDDPSKVTPDAHFKNDLGLDSLDAVEVVMALEEEFGFEIPDNEADKIDSVKVAVEFIASHPQAK; via the exons atggcggcggcgaggagtctGATTCTGGGGCACCTCCGCTTGGCGGCGGCCCCGTCGTCAGCGGCGTCTCTCAGGCCGGCTGCCGCGCTGCAGGAGGCCCTGTGGGGGCGGCGATGGATGTCATCAGAAGAGGCAAAGGGGTCGTTCCTGGACAAAAGCGAAGTCACGGACCGCATCATCAAGGTCGTCAGGAACTTCCAGAAGATTGACGACCCCTCCAAG GTGACACCAGATGCCCATTTCAAGAATGATCTTGGCCTAGACAGCTTGGATGCAGTGGAGGTTGTCATGGCCCTGGAAGAGGAATTCGGATTCGAGATACCTGACAATGAAGCTGACAAAATCGACTCCGTCAAAGTTGCAGTTGAGTTCATTGCCTCACACCCGCAAGCGAAATGA
- the LOC112874186 gene encoding chromatin-remodeling ATPase INO80, with protein MDARRAPPRGGGANGGGGLSYSTLFNLEPLLNFRVPVPEDLARYGHSSPNGSASSEGQGSLLDQYNGINDASHGLHRKRKRHLDGASDDDEADPYSNQITEEHYRTMLSEHVQKYKRSKFREGAFGSDPPCVASPQIKDKSGGKKTMKHRSDSRNVATLDEVEASHEYSGIECIKTHGGFNKLVATLDSTYLDMGDNIRYLVPEGYDKLASSLNLPVSSDIRVEEHFLKGMLDLRTLAAMLGTDQKFEASNRGGLSEPLPQFESLQERVKVQKFSLQVTEDPFAIPEGAAGRIRRYIISEAGNLQVHYVKVLEKGDTYEIIERSLPKKQIIKKEPSVIVKEEAEKTYKLWQSLATKSIPKHHRNFNALVKKRQVDAKRFSDSCQREVKLKVSRSLKLMRCAAIRTRKLARDMLIFWKRVDKEQYELRKKEEREAAEALKREEELREAKRQQQRLNFLLSQTELYSHFMQNKAGASAPPDEEDVPDEDGEEDPEEAQLKREALRAAQHAVSQQKMKTNAFDSEVGRLRQTSEFGLPTDDSCSMDPNKIDLLHPSTMPEKSSVQTPELFKGVLKEYQLKGLQWLVNCYEQGLNGILADEMGLGKTVQAMAFLAHLAEDKNIWGPFLVVAPASVVNNWAEELIRFCPDLKILPYWGPERMILRKNINPKRLYRRDASFHILITNYQILVNEEKLLRRVKWQYMVLDEAQAIKSSSSQRWRTLLGFNCRNRLLLTGTPIQNNMAELWALLHFIMPTLFDSHEQFNEWFSKGIEGHAEHGGALNEHQLSRLHAILKPFMLRRVKIDVIAEMTKKKEEIVPCKLSSRQQVFYQAIKNKISLNELLDGSRGNLNDKKLLSLMNIVMQLRKVCNHPELFERNEGSSYFYFADIPNSLLSPPFGELQDVHYAGKRNPITFEIPKLVYEGIIRNVEISGNGCGFRSGYLNRLFNIFLPSNIHCSAIPEANSSNESVLSSGAFGFTRLSNLSPVEASFLATSSLFERLAFLAMQLNMKYTDEIMDAFVDSEGPRFSQIDATSIHAVGRLLLSSTKDIPSLLRTKIGTGPGDCPYEALVLSHHDRLASNIRLLRSAYAFIPPARAPPVNVWCADRNFAYKFTDEMHDPWAKKLFLGFARTSEFNGPRKPVGLHPLIQEVHTDLPILEPMLRLPYRIFGSSPPMSNFDPAKMLTDSGKLHTLDMLLRRLRAEGHRVLLFAQMTKMLDILEDYMNFRKFKYFRLDGSSAISDRRDMVRDFQNRNDVFVFLLSTRAGGLGINLTAADTVIFYEIDWNPTQDQQAMDRTHRLGQTKEVTVYRLICKDTIEEKILQRAKQKNAVQELVMKGKHIQDDHLMRQEDVVSLLLDDTQIAHKLKEISMQAKDRQKKRRAKGIKVDKEGDLTLEDLDDATAEAVDQDNTTNKKKKSSHKKHPKMHDNDNVDKNGEAPTGGDLTGSGHTENEQVAEPRPKRSKRLMKGMSDDKEPAAAADLEKPADEVENLTGHDYDDTEEVQDVTSA; from the exons ATGGACGCTCGCCGCGCCCCCCCGCGCGGCGGGGGcgccaacggcggcggcggcctctccTACTCCACGCTATTCAACCTCGAG CCTTTGTTGAACTTCAGGGTTCCTGTACCAGAAGATCTTGCCCGCTATGGGCATAGCAGCCCGAATGGGAGTGCAAGCAGTGAAG GTCAAGGATCCTTGTTGGATCAGTACAATGGTATAAATGATGCTTCGCATGGCCTGCATCGGAAGAGAAAAAGGCATCTTGATGGTGCCAGCGATGATGATGAGGCAGATCCCTATAGTAACCAAATAACAGAGGAGCACTACCGTACAATGCTCAGTGAACATGTCCAGAAGTACAAGAGGTCAAAGTTCAGGGAGGGTGCTTTTGGTTCTGATCCTCCTTGTGTTGCAAGCCCCCAAATAAAAGACAAAAGTGGTGGTAAAAAGACTATGAAGCACAGAAGTGATTCTAGGAATGTTGCAACATTGGATGAAGTAGAAGCCTCACATGAGTACAGTGGGATAGAATGTATTAAAACCCATGGTGGTTTTAATAAGCTTGTAGCGACCCTTGATTCCACCTACTTAGATATGGGGGATAATATACGCTACTTAGTTCCCGAGGGTTATGATAAGTTAGCATCATCCCTTAATCTGCCTGTTTCTTCTGATATACGTGTTGAGGAACACTTTTTGAAGGGAATGCTAGATTTGCGCACTCTAGCAGCAATGCTTGGTACTGACCAAAAGTTTGAGGCTTCCAATCGTGGTGGATTATCAGAACCTCTGCCACAGTTCGAATCTCTCCAAGAAAGGGTAAAGGTGCAGAAATTTTCTCTTCAAGTTACTGAGGACCCCTTTGCAATTCCGGAAGGAGCAGCTGGGAGGATACGGAGGTATATTATATCAGAAGCTGGAAATTTGCAGGTTCATTATGTTAAAGTCTTGGAAAAAGGAGATACATATGAG ATTATCGAGCGTAGCTTACCGAAGAAGCAAATAATAAAGAAGGAACCTTCTGTAATCGTGAAAGAAGAGGCAGAAAAAACTTACAAACTATGGCAGTCTCTTGCTACCAAAAGCATCCCAAAGCATCACAGGAATTTCAATGCTTTGGTAAAGAAACGGCAAGTAGATGCGAAGCGCTTCTCTGATAGTTGCCAACGGGAG GTAAAGCTCAAAGTAAGCCGGTCACTGAAACTGATGAGATGTGCTGCAATACGTACAAGGAAGCTGGCTAGGGACATGCTGATATTTTGGAAAAGAGTAGACAAAGAACAG TATGAGTTGaggaaaaaggaagaaagaGAAGCTGCTGAAGCTTTGAAGCGCGAGGAGGAGCTGCGTGAAGCAAAAAGACAGCAACAGAGGCTAAACTTTCTGCTTTCACAAACAGAGCTTTATAGCCATTTCATGCAAAACAAGGCTGGTGCCTCAGCACCGCCTGATGAGGAAGATGTCCCTGATGAAGATGGGGAAGAAGATCCTGAGGAAGCTCAATTAAAGAGAGAGGCTTTGAGAGCAGCTCAGCATGCCGTCTCTCAACAAAAGATGAAGACGAATGCATTTGATAGTGAAGTTGGGAGGCTTCGTCAAACTTCTGAGTTTGGTCTTCCAACTGATGATTCATGTAGCATGGATCCAAACAAGATTGATCTATTACACCC CTCAACAATGCCTGAGAAGTCATCTGTGCAGACACCAGAGTTGTTTAAGGGTGTATTAAAAGAGTATCAGCTAAAGGGCTTGCAGTGGCTGGTTAATTGTTATGAACAG GGGTTGAATGGCATTCTTGCTGATGAGATGGGTCTTGGCAAAACCGTTCAGGCTATGGCATTCCTGGCTCATTTGGCTGAG GACAAAAATATATGGGGCCCCTTTCTAGTGGTGGCTCCTGCATCTGTTGTGAATAATTGGGCTGAGGAGTTGATTAGATTCTGTCCTGACCTAAAGATACTTCCTTACTGGGGCCCAGAGAGGATGATTCTGCGGAAGAATATCAACCCCAAGCGTCTTTATCGTAG AGATGCTAGCTTTCACATTCTTATTACAAACTATCAGATACTTGTGAATGAAGAGAAGCTTCTGAGACGTGTTAAGTGGCAATACATGGTACTGGATGAGGCCCAGGCCATAAAAAGTTCAAGCAG CCAGCGCTGGAGGACGTTGCTGGGCTTTAACTGTAGAAATCGTTTACTGCTCACTGGGACGCCGATACAGAATAATATGGCTGAGTTATGGGCACTTCTTCATTTCATCATGCCCACTCTATTTGACAGCCACGAACAATTTAACGAGTGGTTCTCAAAGGG TATTGAGGGTCATGCTGAGCATGGGGGAGCTTTGAATGAACATCAGCTTAGTCGACTG CATGCTATTTTGAAACCCTTTATGCTGCGCCGGGTTAAGATTGATGTCATTGCTGAAATgacaaaaaagaaagaagaaattgTTCCCTGCAAATTGAGTTCTCGTCAGCAAGTCTTCTATCAAGCCATAAAAAATAAGATCTCTCTTAATGAGTTGCTTGACGGAAGTCGTGGCAATCTAAATGATAAAAAGTTACTTAGCCTGATGAATATTGTCATGCAGCTACGGAAG GTCTGCAATCACCCGGAACTGTTCGAGCGCAATGAGGGAAGTTCTTACTTTTACTTTGCTGATATCCCAAACTCACTTCTCTCTCCCCCGTTCGGCGAATTACAAGATGTACATTATGCCGGCAAGAGAAATCCTATAACGTTTGAG ATTCCAAAGTTAGTTTATGAGGGAATCATCCGCAACGTGGAAATTTCTGGAAACGGCTGTGGATTTCGGAGTGGATATTTGAACAGGCTGTTTAATATATTTTTGCCCAGCAATATCCATTGTTCAGCCATTCCGGAAGCTAATTCATCGAATGAGTCTGTTCTATCATCCGGTGCATTCGGCTTTACACGTTTATCAAATCTGTCCCCAGTTGAAGCTTCCTTCTTGGCCACTTCATCATTGTTTGAGAGACTAGCATTTTTGGCAATGCAATTGAATATGAAGTACACTGATGAAATTATGGATGCATTCGTTGATTCAGAAGGTCCCCGGTTCAGTCAGATTGATGCCACAAGCATTCATGCAGTTGGTCGGTTGTTGCTTTCTTCTACAAAGGACATACCCAGTTTGCTTAGAACAAAGATTGGAACTGGCCCAGGTGATTGCCCATATGAAGCACTGGTGCTTTCTCATCATGACAGGCTTGCCTCAAACATAAGGCTTCTTCGTTCAGCATATGCTTTTATTCCGCCAGCTAGAGCACCGCCT GTAAATGTTTGGTGCGCCGATAGAAATTTTGCCTACAAGTTCACTGATGAAATGCATGATCCATGGGCCAAGAAACTGTTCCTGGGATTTGCTCGTACTTCTGAGTTCAATGGTCCTAGAAAACCAGTTGGTCTTCATCCTTTGATACAAGAAGTACATACTGATTTGCCCATCCTTGAGCCGATGCTGCGGCTACCTTATAGGATTTTTGGGTCTTCTCCGCCGATGAGTAATTTTGATCCAGCTAAAATGCTCACC GATTCTGGGAAGCTCCACACCTTAGATATGCTATTACGGCGCCTTCGAGCTGAAGGTCATCGTGTGCTCCTTTTTGCTCAGATGACTAAAATGTTGGACATCCTTGAG GATTACATGAATTTCAGAAAATTCAAGTACTTCAGACTTGATGGGTCTTCTGCAATCTCGGACCGTCGTGACATGGTCCGAGATTTCCAGAATAG GAATGATGTATTTGTTTTCTTGTTAAGCACAAGAGCTGGTGGGCTTGGTATTAATTTGACCGCTGCTGATACAGTTATTTTTTATGAAATTGACTGGAATCCAACACAAGACCAGCAGGCAATGGATAGAACACACAGACTTGGTCAGACAAAAGAG GTTACTGTGTACAGACTTATATGCAAAGATACTATTGAGGAGAAAATATTGCAAAGAGCAAAGCAGAAAAATGCAGTGCAAGAGTTGGTCATGAAGGGGAAACATATCCAGGACGATCATTTGATGAGACAAGAGGACGTTGTTTCGTTACTTCTTGATGACACACAGATTGCACATAAGTTGAAAGAAATATCCATGCAG GCAAAGGATCGGCAAAAGAAGAGACGAGCGAAGGGCATCAAGGTTGACAAAGAAGGAGATTTAACGCTCGAGGACTTGGATGATGCTACTGCGGAAGCTGTAGATCAAGATAACACAACCAACAAAAAG AAGAAGAGCTCGCACAAGAAACATCCGAAAATGCATGATAATGACAATGTGGACAAGAACGGAGAGGCCCCTACAGGAGGTGATCTCACGGGGAGTGGTCACACAGAAAATGAACAGGTCGCCGAACCAAGGCCTAAAAGATCAAAAAGGCTGATGAAGGGCATGAGTGATGATAAGGaaccagctgctgctgctgatcttGAGAAACCTGCAGATGAAGTGGAAAATCTCACAGGACATGATTATGATGACACAGAAGAGGTGCAAGATGTCACTTCAGCTTAA
- the LOC112876622 gene encoding nuclear/nucleolar GTPase 2: MAKKKEKAVNVSGKPRHSNDVNRPNDKKGAGGGAGGGARSAATVRRLKMYKTRPKRDRSGKVLRNEFQSKELPNTRIEPDRRWFGNTRVVGQPQLEMFREELQNRLSDNFSVILKERKLPLSLLQDHQKQARAHLLDVEPFEHAFGPKGKRKRPKLTALDYESLLKKADDSQDAFEQKYASSKLPREEEEDGLRDLVRHTMFEKGQSKRIWGELYKVIDSSDVVVQVLDARDPMGTRCYHLEKHLKENCKHKHLVFLLNKCDLIPAWATKGWLRTLSKDYPTLAFHASINKSFGKGSLLSVLRQFARLKNDKQAISVGFVGYPNVGKSSVINTLRSKSVCKVAPIPGETKVWQYITLTKKIFLIDCPGVVYQNNDSETDIVLKGVVRVTNLEDAAEHIGEVLRRVKKEHLQRAYKIQDWTDDNDFLLQLCRTTGKLLKGGEPDLTTAAKMVLHDWQRGKIPFFVPPPQQSDDGASESAEPIDKTEEDGVSSDRTAAAMKAIAGIISSQQNMNVPCHKEHDADNEDIESEDNEEIELPEQSE, encoded by the exons atggcgaagaagaaggagaaggcGGTGAACGTGTCGGGCAAGCCGCGGCACTCGAACGACGTCAACCGCCCCAATGACAAgaagggcgccggcggcggcgccggcggcggggcccggTCCGCGGCGACCGTCCGGCGGCTAAAGATGTACAAGACGCGGCCCAAGAGGGACCGCTCCGGGAAGGTGCTCAGGAACGAGTTCCAGTCCAAGGAGCTCCCCAACACCCGCATCGAGCCCGACCGCCGGTGGTTCG GCAACACCCGGGTTGTGGGCCAGCCACAGCTTGAAATGTTTCGGGAGGAACTCCAGAATCGTCTTTCTGACAACTTCAGTGTCATCCTGAAAGAACGGAAGCTACCACTATCACTCCTGCAGGATCATCAAAAG CAAGCGAGAGCGCATTTGCTTGATGTTGAACCTTTTGAGCATGCTTTTGGGCCAAAGGGCAAGAGGAAACGCCCGAAACTAACTGCACTTGATTATGAATCTTTGCTGAAGAAAGCTGATGATTCCCAAG ATGCATTTGAGCAAAAGTATGCTTCCTCAAAGTTGCcaagggaggaagaagaagatggcTTAAGGGATCTAGTGAGGCATACGATGTTTGAGAAGGGACAGAGCAAAAGAATCTGGGGTGAACTGTACAAAGTTATTGACTCTTCAGATGTTGTTGTGCAG GTGTTGGATGCTAGGGATCCAATGGGCACTCGATGCTATCATCTAGAGAAACATCTAAAGGAGAATTGCAAACACAAACACTTGGTATTCTTACTAAATAAG TGCGATCTAATCCCTGCTTGGGCTACAAAAGGATGGTTAAGGACCCTGTCAAAGGACTATCCCACCCTAGCATTCCATGCTAGCATCAACAAGTCATTTGGCAAA GGATCTCTTCTGTCAGTATTGAGGCAGTTTGCtcgtttgaagaatgacaaaCAAGCTATATCTGTCGGATTTGTTGGGTACCCCAATGTTGGGAAGTCATCTGTTATTAACACATTACGGTCGAAGAGT GTTTGCAAGGTCGCGCCCATTCCTGGAGAGACAAAAGTGTGGCAGTACATCACTCTCACTAAAAAGATCTTTTTGATCGATTGTCCTGGCGTTGTGTATCAAAATAATGATTCAGAAACTGATATAGTTCTAAAGGGTGTG GTACGAGTGACAAATTTAGAGGATGCTGCTGAGCACATTGGTGAAGTTCTGAGGCGTGTTAAAAAGGAGCATCTGCAAAGAGCGTACAAAATTCAAGATTG GACTGATGATAACGATTTTCTTCTCCAGCTGTGCAGGACTACTGGAAAACTTCTCAAG GGTGGGGAGCCTGACCTGACAACAGCAGCCAAGATGGTTCTTCATGACTGGCAGAGGGGTAAAATTCCCTTTTTTGTACCCCCTCCGCAGCAGAGTGATGATGGTGCATCTGAAAGTGCTGAGCCTATTGATAAAACCGAAGAGGACGGAGTAAGCAGCGACAGGACTGCTGCTGCAATGAAAGCCATTGCAGGGATAATTTCGTCTCAGCAGAACATGAATGTACCCTGCCATAAGGAACATGATGCAGATAATGAAGACATTGAAAGTGAAGATAACGAGGAGATAGAACTTCCAGAGCAATCAGAGTAA